TTGGCTACAGTCATCGATGGTGCGGGAAACTTGGTCGTCGAAAATGAAGCTGGAATGAAAGCTGAAAGCTATGAGTTGAAAAAAGGCAGCAGTTTTATTCTACCAAGTGATATAAAAAAATGGCGTATTGAAGGTGACGTGACGATCATTGCATCTGAGCCTGGCGAGAATGCGTAGACATATTGGGACTATTTAGAAATGTTTGAATCATTAGAATATGTGGCTTATTTGAGCGAAAGATAGAAAGGGGACTGGGACTTAACTCTACGAGTTACGACCTAGTCCTCTTTAAAACGGATAAACGGTGGAAGCAGAAGTAACTCCTTTGGAAATAAGCTGAAATTGCTGTAAAACACAACGAGGAACGAGTTGATGTCGCACAGTACCTACTTGGTCACAAAAATCTGAAGAACAATTTTCGTGAATTCCTTCTTATTGCTGTAAAACACAACGAAGAATGAGTTGATGTTGCACAGTACCTACTTGGTTCTTGGAGTTGAACACTTCTGTCCCATCCTCTTTTCTAACTAGTTGTTTTGCATGTTATCGAACAACGACGGCTCCTTTAGTAAGGTTATACGCTTTCTCAAAAACAGCATAGTCGACCCAATATTTTCCTTTAGCTGGATCTGAAACTAAATATTTCTTGGTTTTGCTGTTATAGCCTGCTAAGGTCATGATATGGGCGTTATCTACTCCTTTGCCCCAAAAATAGTAACCGTAAGTTGGTGATTCAAAATTATAAGTGACATACACAACGATCGGATGTCCTAAGGTTAGCTGCAATTTCAAATCAGAAGCGGAGCTGCCTGAAATATTTTGTACGTTACCATATTTTTTGCCCCAATTTGCTAATGGTTGTGCAAAAATCGATTGGTAAACCCCATTTGTCATAATTATATACGGATTTCCAGCAAATCCGTTATTGGGGTCATTATTGTATGAGATCGGCATTTCGTTAAGAAATGCTGATAAGGTATAGGTTTTAGCATAGCCTAATGTTTTGAGAGCTTGTAATAAAGAGGCGGCTTCACACCCCATGGGGGCATTTGAAGCGTATTGGTTGATAAACGGTACATTCAATTCTGCTGCTTTATTTTCCCAAAAGCTTTTAGAAAGGGTTGGAGCTTTTTGATTTTTTCGCACGAGCTTGATTTTGATAGCCTCTAAACGTAAACTAAACCCTGAACTACCGACGATCCCGCTGTTTTTACTCCATCCGGAATTTCCTATATTCTCAATATGCCCTCGATAATACACATCAAAATGTTTGGCTAATTCTCCAGTCAAACGGACATCATAAGCTTCTACACGCTTCGATCGACCTGTGGTTCCGCTCAACTGATCGTTTGCTACATATGTTTGCCAGCCAATGTCTTGAACATGGGTCCTATATTCGATATTGCCAGATACCGGGGCATTGCTGACGTTTACTTTGATTGCTTCTACACGCTTGCTTTGACCGATAGAGCCGTTTGTTTGGCCATTCGTACTTGGCGCTTGCCAGCCTTTATCTTGGACGTGACTTTGATAAGAAACCGTAGGCTGTTTGTATTGAACAAAGGGACGTTTTACTGCGCCAGGTGCAGCTGATCCTTTTTTGACCAATTGGATTTCAATGGATTCTAATTGATAGCTGAAGTTTGCTGTACCAGCATTTTGTCCGCCACTGGCCCAATCCAGCCAACCAAAATTCTTTGCATGAACTCGGTAATAAACGTCGAAGTGCTGAGACATTTCTCCAGTCAAACGAATACTCAAGGCTTCCATGCGTTTTGACTGCTTCATCGTGCCAGTCATTGCGTTATTGGCAACATACCCTTGCCAGCCAATGTCCTGAACATGACTGCGGTATTCGATCCCGCCTGCAACAGGAAGATTGTCTGTTACGATCTTCATCGCTTCCATGCGCTTCGATTGACCGGTTGTTCCGCTCAATTGACCATTCGTTTTGACACTTTGCCAGCCGATATCTTGAATATGACTTTGGTACTTTATATTCGGCTTTTTGTATTGAACAAAGGGGCGCGTAGTTGTACCAGGAGGCGTTTGACCTTTTTCTACTAGTTGAATCTGGATTCCTTTGATCTCATAAGAAAAACCAGTTGTACCAGCATTTTGACCATTAGCTGCCCAATCCAGCCAGCCAAAATTTTGAACCTGTAGTCTATAGTAAATGTCATAAGTTGTTTTAAGCGTTCCGGTTAATTGAATTTGGACAGCTTCCATCCGTTTGCCAGAGACACCGCTAATGCTATCGGCATCAGCAAAATTTTGCCAGCCAACATCGGCTACATGAGCACGGTATTGGACAGTACCTAGTTCTGCAGCAGCACCTTCGATAGTTAGTTTAAAAGCTTCAATTCTGCTATTTGGGAATTCGGCGATCGCTCCGTTGCTTTGTATCGCTTGCCAGCCTGCTTGCTCATTGTAAATAGAGTAATTGAGCGTGATTGGCGCCGCTGCTTTTTCTGCTTCAGGTTCTGGTTCGGACGCGGTGATATTTTCAGAGCTGGTGGTTACTAACTCTATTGTTTCTTTAGTCGCTTCTGAACTTTGTGTTGTCTGTTCACTCGTTGTTGTTTCAGTGATCTCTTCTTCAATGGCAGTTTGAGATTCATTGACTACCTCTTCAGATGAAGCACTGACTGTGCCAAATGTAAAAACGACAACAATCCCAATTAACCACAAAAATAGATTCTTCTTCATTATTCCCTCCAGTTGATTTATTTAAATGCCAGTCACAGATGTATGAGTGTTCTGTGAGTAAAATTCGTTCCTTTCTTAAATAATTCTCATTCCCTTTTTTAACTTTAGCATATTCTGACTTTTACTGCATCACTTAACATAGGGATAGAGGGGAAAAGGGGGACTTTTTCATGACAAAAAGAGCTATATGCATATAGAGAATACTTAACCTTAGGAATTACTTTTGACCGTACTGAGGTTAGTCGGAATTAAACGAATTGGCGGTTATAAAAGGATTAATAGAGGAGTGTAAAATATATCGGCTCAAGTTGAGTGAAAGAACACTGAAGGATTGAAGTGTACCCACAACAATAGAGCCATAAGCAGTCTTTTTAATAACAATCGCTTACGGCTC
This sequence is a window from Enterococcus wangshanyuanii. Protein-coding genes within it:
- a CDS encoding C39 family peptidase, whose amino-acid sequence is MKKNLFLWLIGIVVVFTFGTVSASSEEVVNESQTAIEEEITETTTSEQTTQSSEATKETIELVTTSSENITASEPEPEAEKAAAPITLNYSIYNEQAGWQAIQSNGAIAEFPNSRIEAFKLTIEGAAAELGTVQYRAHVADVGWQNFADADSISGVSGKRMEAVQIQLTGTLKTTYDIYYRLQVQNFGWLDWAANGQNAGTTGFSYEIKGIQIQLVEKGQTPPGTTTRPFVQYKKPNIKYQSHIQDIGWQSVKTNGQLSGTTGQSKRMEAMKIVTDNLPVAGGIEYRSHVQDIGWQGYVANNAMTGTMKQSKRMEALSIRLTGEMSQHFDVYYRVHAKNFGWLDWASGGQNAGTANFSYQLESIEIQLVKKGSAAPGAVKRPFVQYKQPTVSYQSHVQDKGWQAPSTNGQTNGSIGQSKRVEAIKVNVSNAPVSGNIEYRTHVQDIGWQTYVANDQLSGTTGRSKRVEAYDVRLTGELAKHFDVYYRGHIENIGNSGWSKNSGIVGSSGFSLRLEAIKIKLVRKNQKAPTLSKSFWENKAAELNVPFINQYASNAPMGCEAASLLQALKTLGYAKTYTLSAFLNEMPISYNNDPNNGFAGNPYIIMTNGVYQSIFAQPLANWGKKYGNVQNISGSSASDLKLQLTLGHPIVVYVTYNFESPTYGYYFWGKGVDNAHIMTLAGYNSKTKKYLVSDPAKGKYWVDYAVFEKAYNLTKGAVVVR